Proteins encoded together in one Rhipicephalus sanguineus isolate Rsan-2018 chromosome 9, BIME_Rsan_1.4, whole genome shotgun sequence window:
- the LOC125759947 gene encoding uncharacterized protein LOC125759947, translated as MGDGMDGSATSAKRVALLLLLDSDSPESESSSSDTSDSSDSDSDAEACAYEREFDRMFRIPAKRPKVVGFIEDVVRQYSDHEFRRHFRLARPVAEKLIAEFAASSMCPSSTHGGVPAISAETHVLTFIWYAANKTCMRDVLSRFDMSESTVYRVLQRGAEFLMTLGHQ; from the exons ATGGGGGACGGCATGGACGGCTCGGCTACCTCGGCAAAGCGTGTGGCATTGCTTCTGCTACTCGATAGCGACAGCCCCGAGTCGGAAAGCTCAAGTTCCGACACGAGTGATTCGTCGGACAGTGACAGCGACGCTGAAGCTTGCGCTTACGAGCGGGAATTCGACAGGATGTTCCGCATTCCCGCGAAGAGGCCAAAAGTTGTCGGTTTCATCGAGGACGTCGTTCGGCAGTACTCTGACCACGAG ttcCGGAGGCACTTCAGGCTGGCTCGACCTGTGGCCGAAAAGTTGATCGCAGAATTTGCTGCCTCGTCAATGTGCCCTTCGAGCACACATGGAGGAGTTCCGGCGATATCTGCGGAAACGCATGTCTTGACATTTATCTG GTACGCGGCCAACAAAACCTGCATGCGAGACGTGTTAAGCCGTTTCGACATGTCAGAAAGCACCGTGTACCGAGTCCTTCAAAGAGGAGCGGAGTTCCTCATGACGCTGGGACATCAGTGA